In Psychrobacter immobilis, a single genomic region encodes these proteins:
- the copM gene encoding CopM family metallochaperone produces the protein MFVSRRWILLATSVSTALILSACQPTKDNDDTDSNAATPPVTDIVDAPNDVDADNDLAAGENSADESQMTDILRDYTRSMTRMHDEMMIGMGYNDPDTAFAKAMLGHHRGAVEMAKIQLKYGTDEEMRQLAQEIITAQQLEIDILNKWLASHPDTAKPKPNTEAMQQAYARSMDVLNGEMVLGIADPVPDMAFARGMLPHHIGAVAMANIQLKYGTDEEMRQLAQDIIDGQQTEIEHMQQWIADANASTDKNTKEIQGTSEADNHQQSEQAAS, from the coding sequence ATGTTTGTTTCTCGTCGTTGGATTTTGTTGGCCACTAGCGTTTCTACAGCGCTTATACTGAGCGCCTGTCAGCCGACAAAAGACAACGATGACACAGATTCTAATGCAGCGACCCCACCTGTGACTGATATCGTCGATGCTCCAAATGACGTTGACGCTGATAACGACCTAGCAGCTGGCGAAAACAGCGCGGATGAGAGCCAAATGACCGATATACTCAGAGACTATACAAGGTCGATGACTAGAATGCATGATGAGATGATGATCGGTATGGGTTATAACGATCCTGATACAGCCTTTGCTAAAGCGATGCTTGGCCACCACCGCGGTGCCGTGGAAATGGCAAAAATTCAGCTGAAATATGGTACTGACGAAGAGATGCGTCAATTGGCACAAGAGATTATCACCGCTCAGCAACTTGAAATAGATATTTTGAATAAATGGCTTGCTAGCCACCCTGATACAGCCAAACCTAAACCCAACACTGAAGCGATGCAGCAAGCGTATGCCAGAAGCATGGATGTCTTAAATGGCGAGATGGTATTGGGTATCGCCGATCCTGTGCCTGACATGGCATTTGCACGTGGTATGCTGCCGCATCACATTGGCGCGGTAGCGATGGCAAACATTCAGCTGAAATATGGCACTGACGAAGAGATGCGTCAATTGGCACAAGATATCATCGATGGTCAGCAGACTGAGATTGAGCATATGCAACAATGGATTGCAGATGCTAATGCTAGTACCGATAAAAATACTAAAGAGATACAGGGCACAAGTGAAGCGGATAATCATCAGCAATCTGAGCAAGCTGCTTCTTAG
- the icd gene encoding NADP-dependent isocitrate dehydrogenase, with protein MSYEKVIVPRDGEKITVNADLSINVPNHPIIPFVEGDGIGVDITPVMIKVVNAAVEKAYHGKQSIIWMEAYLGEKAAKIYDGDYLPSETLEILKDYVISIKGPLTTPVGGGFRSLNVAVRQELDLYVCQRPVRWFEGVPSPVQHPELTDMVIFRENSEDIYAGIEWKAGSEDAKKIIKFLKEEMGVTKIRFDDDCGIGIKPVSKEGSQRLVRKAIQHAIDNDLPSVTLVHKGNIMKYTEGAFKEWGYELAAERFDAELLDGGPWMTMKNPKTGNDIIIKDVIADAFLQQILMRPADYSVVATLNLNGDYISDALAAEVGGIGIAPGANKGGAIAVYEATHGTAPKYAGQNKVNPGSLILSAEMMLRDMGWTEAADLIINGIQGAIANKTVTYDFERLMPDAILLSTSEFGKAVIKHMNV; from the coding sequence ATGTCTTATGAGAAGGTTATCGTCCCAAGAGACGGCGAAAAAATTACCGTGAACGCTGATCTGTCGATAAATGTACCCAATCATCCTATCATCCCGTTCGTTGAAGGCGATGGTATCGGGGTCGATATCACGCCGGTCATGATAAAAGTGGTTAATGCGGCCGTGGAGAAAGCTTATCATGGCAAACAGTCCATCATTTGGATGGAGGCTTATCTCGGCGAAAAAGCCGCTAAAATATATGATGGTGACTATCTGCCAAGCGAGACGCTAGAGATTTTAAAAGACTATGTTATCAGTATCAAAGGCCCATTGACCACGCCAGTTGGCGGTGGCTTTCGCTCATTGAACGTAGCGGTACGTCAAGAGCTTGACCTCTATGTGTGTCAGCGCCCAGTTCGTTGGTTTGAAGGTGTACCAAGTCCTGTTCAGCATCCTGAGCTGACAGATATGGTCATTTTCCGTGAAAATTCAGAAGATATCTATGCGGGTATCGAATGGAAAGCGGGCAGTGAGGATGCTAAGAAAATTATTAAATTTTTAAAAGAAGAGATGGGCGTTACGAAGATCCGCTTCGATGATGATTGCGGTATCGGCATCAAGCCAGTATCCAAAGAAGGTTCGCAGCGTCTGGTGCGTAAAGCCATTCAACATGCTATCGATAATGATTTGCCCAGTGTGACTTTAGTGCACAAAGGCAATATTATGAAGTATACCGAAGGCGCATTTAAGGAATGGGGCTATGAGCTGGCCGCAGAACGCTTCGATGCAGAATTATTAGATGGTGGTCCTTGGATGACAATGAAAAATCCAAAAACAGGCAATGATATTATTATCAAAGACGTCATTGCTGATGCCTTTTTGCAGCAAATCTTGATGCGTCCTGCGGATTATTCAGTCGTTGCGACGCTAAACTTAAACGGTGATTATATCTCTGATGCCTTAGCAGCCGAAGTGGGCGGTATTGGTATCGCACCGGGCGCTAACAAAGGCGGCGCAATTGCGGTTTATGAGGCAACTCATGGCACAGCACCTAAATATGCGGGTCAGAATAAAGTAAATCCTGGCTCATTAATTTTATCAGCTGAGATGATGTTACGAGACATGGGTTGGACAGAAGCCGCTGATCTCATTATCAATGGTATTCAAGGCGCTATCGCTAATAAAACGGTCACTTATGATTTTGAGCGTCTCATGCCAGATGCTATCTTGCTCAGTACTTCTGAGTTTGGTAAAGCGGTTATCAAGCACATGAATGTTTAA
- a CDS encoding pseudouridine synthase has translation MSTSSLILFNKPYGVQSQFRDDSNNDHTTLSQYFTDKSLRIAGRLDATSEGLLILTSDGRVNKAITQPPSAANFAKNRHKQGKTYLVQVEGTATPAQLNELASGVHLKDGKTLPATALMVEEANLPIDLWQREPPIRERKNVPTSWLMLTIYEGKNRQVRRMTAQVGLPCLRLIRWSVAGFELGDLAVGEFVRIHLTSERCQQLGILD, from the coding sequence ATGTCAACCTCTAGTCTGATTTTATTCAATAAACCTTATGGGGTGCAAAGTCAGTTTCGTGATGACAGCAACAATGATCACACCACCCTATCACAGTATTTTACCGATAAGTCTTTACGGATTGCTGGTAGGCTTGATGCCACCTCAGAGGGTTTGCTGATTTTAACGAGTGATGGTCGAGTCAATAAAGCCATTACCCAGCCACCTTCTGCTGCTAATTTTGCAAAAAACCGTCATAAGCAAGGCAAAACTTACTTGGTGCAAGTTGAAGGCACAGCAACGCCAGCGCAGTTGAATGAGCTTGCCTCTGGCGTACATTTAAAAGATGGCAAGACACTACCGGCGACGGCTCTCATGGTAGAAGAGGCAAACTTACCCATTGATTTATGGCAACGTGAGCCGCCTATTCGTGAGCGTAAGAATGTACCGACTTCATGGCTCATGCTGACGATTTATGAAGGTAAGAATCGCCAAGTCAGACGCATGACAGCGCAGGTTGGACTGCCTTGCCTGCGTTTGATACGCTGGTCAGTAGCAGGGTTTGAATTGGGTGATTTAGCCGTTGGTGAGTTTGTGCGCATTCATCTCACTAGCGAACGCTGTCAGCAATTAGGCATTCTTGATTAA
- a CDS encoding M61 family metallopeptidase — protein sequence MTSFANNSGCQLSDANTISDHHKAKADINYRLNFERFSEHLVDVSLNFTAVNDAPQLWMPAWIPGSYLMREFARNITAVHYQVLDSQVLDSQVLDSQMLDSKALDSQIMDDDTHETYRAHKIDKNTWQLPKAKAGQAISVHYEVYCYDLSVRTAYVDQQRLYGNFTSLALAVEGQEHRAVQASLAVPAAFLAGKDESRLLLACGLESTHLRLDGQHSYGLQAGSYHDLIDYPFEIAEQDKFDFIIQDSTHQTLPHRFYLSGKHSANMGRLQQDITQICQCYLDWLGDAPFNDYTFMTFASGQDYGGLEHINSTSLITPRRDLPTLDEPKIPSTDYQRFLGLCSHEYFHSWWVKTVRPDVMLDVDLRREAFTPLLWVFEGFTSYIDDFMLQASGVIDKPSYLKLLAEQINRYYQTAGRAYQSVAESSFDAWIKLYRNDENTGNAGISYYNKGALVALCLDLTLLQKSNGRYRLFDVVKAFYTQAKQNDNKRIGINSADMGTVIGQFMPLADWEDFEYRYVNGVEELPIEALLAANGISMHSNSKETADKHVPWGMRCTETPAGLKVNRVTRASVAASAGISANDVIVALDGIKADSKQLALLSNVERDIECHLFRRDELMRVNVLPKAADEAIDKAIDKASPHKVSLHLAKANQSSGVSDNSSPVDAGWQAWLNAIEHYQS from the coding sequence GGATGCCAGCGTGGATACCAGGCAGTTATCTGATGCGTGAGTTTGCGCGCAACATTACCGCGGTGCATTATCAGGTGTTAGACAGCCAGGTGTTAGACAGCCAGGTGTTAGACAGCCAGATGCTAGATAGTAAAGCATTAGACAGCCAAATCATGGATGACGATACTCACGAGACTTATCGCGCGCACAAAATAGATAAAAACACGTGGCAATTACCAAAAGCTAAAGCAGGGCAAGCCATCAGTGTCCACTATGAAGTTTATTGCTATGATTTATCGGTACGTACTGCCTATGTCGATCAGCAACGTTTGTATGGGAATTTCACCTCATTGGCATTGGCTGTAGAAGGGCAGGAGCATCGAGCTGTACAAGCTAGCTTAGCAGTGCCAGCAGCATTTTTAGCAGGTAAAGACGAGAGTCGGCTGCTATTGGCATGTGGATTAGAGTCTACTCATTTACGTCTTGATGGGCAGCATAGCTATGGACTACAAGCAGGCAGTTATCACGACCTTATTGATTACCCGTTTGAGATTGCAGAGCAAGATAAGTTTGACTTTATTATTCAAGACAGTACGCATCAGACGCTACCTCATCGTTTTTATCTCTCAGGTAAGCACAGCGCCAATATGGGCAGGCTACAGCAGGATATCACTCAGATCTGTCAGTGCTATTTAGATTGGTTGGGTGATGCGCCATTTAATGATTATACTTTTATGACCTTTGCCAGTGGTCAGGATTATGGTGGACTTGAGCATATCAATTCGACCAGTCTCATTACGCCGCGCCGAGACTTACCAACTCTTGATGAGCCAAAAATACCAAGCACCGATTATCAGCGATTTTTGGGCTTATGCAGCCATGAGTATTTTCATTCGTGGTGGGTCAAAACGGTACGCCCAGATGTTATGTTGGATGTCGATTTGCGCCGCGAGGCTTTTACACCACTGCTATGGGTATTTGAGGGATTTACTTCGTATATCGATGACTTTATGTTGCAAGCGTCGGGCGTGATTGATAAGCCAAGCTATCTCAAGCTACTGGCTGAGCAAATTAATCGTTACTATCAAACCGCGGGTCGCGCGTATCAAAGCGTTGCAGAGTCGAGCTTTGATGCGTGGATTAAGCTATACCGTAACGATGAAAATACAGGCAATGCTGGTATCAGTTATTACAACAAAGGCGCATTGGTGGCGTTATGTTTGGATTTGACGCTGCTCCAAAAGAGCAATGGTCGCTATCGTCTGTTTGATGTGGTCAAGGCTTTTTATACTCAAGCAAAGCAAAACGACAATAAACGCATTGGCATCAATAGTGCTGATATGGGTACAGTCATTGGGCAGTTCATGCCATTAGCGGATTGGGAAGACTTTGAGTATCGTTATGTCAATGGTGTTGAAGAGTTGCCAATTGAAGCGCTGCTGGCGGCAAACGGTATCAGCATGCATAGTAATAGCAAAGAGACGGCTGACAAGCATGTGCCTTGGGGCATGCGCTGTACTGAAACACCTGCTGGACTCAAAGTCAATCGCGTGACACGTGCTAGTGTCGCTGCTAGTGCAGGTATTTCAGCGAACGATGTCATTGTGGCGCTTGACGGTATCAAAGCTGACAGTAAACAATTGGCGTTGCTGAGTAATGTGGAGCGTGACATTGAGTGTCATCTGTTTCGCCGTGATGAGTTGATGCGTGTTAATGTGCTGCCTAAGGCGGCTGATGAAGCCATCGACAAAGCCATCGACAAAGCATCTCCGCATAAAGTGAGCTTGCACTTGGCAAAAGCAAATCAATCGTCAGGAGTCAGTGATAACTCTTCTCCAGTCGATGCAGGCTGGCAAGCATGGCTTAACGCTATAGAGCATTATCAAAGTTAA
- a CDS encoding NADP-dependent isocitrate dehydrogenase has translation MSKIIYTKTDEAPALATLSFLPIVKAFTQTAGIEVETSDISVAARVLAEFPEYLTEEQRVPDNLAELGRLTQDPDTNIIKLPNISASVGQLKACIKELQSKGYAIPDFPDDPKTEEEEEIRKRYGKSLGSSVNPVLREGNSDRRAPKAVKNYARKHPHSMGEWKQWSQTHVSHMHSGDFYAGEQSITLDKARTVRMERVAEDGTIHVFKTGIALLDKEVIDLMFMSKKSLLEFYEREMEDCREAGILFSLHVKATMMKVSHPIVFGHAVKTYYKDAFNKHGAFFDELGINVNNGMASLYEKIAELPASKREEIERDLHACQVHRPRLAMVDSSKGITNFHSPSDVIVDASMPAMIRSGGKMWGADGKMYDCKAVMPESTFARIYQEMINFCKWHGNFDPTTMGTVPNVGLMAQKAEEYGSHDKTFEASGSGLARIVDEDTDEVLLEQQVENGDIWRMCQVKDEPIQDWVKLAVRRARESDTPVIFWLDPYRPHENELIKKVQTYLKDHDTTGLHIEIMSQVRAMRYTLERVARGLDTISATGNILRDYLTDLFPILELGTSAKMLSVVPLMKGGGLFETGAGGSAPKHVQQLLEENHLRWDSLGEFLALTVSLEHLASHDNNAKAQILADTLDTATEKLLLNNKGPSRKTGEIDNRGSHFYLAMYWAQELAAQDKDADLKAKFAPLAEKLESNEAAIVKELNEAQGKPVDLKGYYLADEALAEQAMRPSTLFNAAIASL, from the coding sequence ATGTCTAAAATTATTTATACAAAAACTGACGAAGCACCAGCGCTCGCAACCTTATCATTTTTGCCAATTGTAAAAGCTTTTACTCAAACAGCAGGCATCGAAGTTGAAACCAGCGATATCTCTGTTGCTGCCCGTGTGTTGGCTGAGTTCCCAGAGTACTTAACGGAAGAGCAGCGCGTTCCTGATAATCTGGCTGAGCTGGGTCGTCTGACTCAAGATCCAGACACCAATATCATTAAACTGCCTAATATCAGTGCTTCTGTTGGACAGCTAAAAGCTTGTATCAAAGAATTACAAAGCAAAGGCTACGCTATCCCTGATTTTCCAGATGATCCCAAGACAGAAGAAGAAGAAGAGATCCGTAAGCGTTATGGTAAAAGCTTAGGCAGTTCTGTCAACCCAGTCTTGCGTGAAGGCAACTCAGATCGCCGTGCACCAAAAGCGGTTAAAAACTATGCACGCAAGCATCCACACTCTATGGGTGAATGGAAGCAATGGTCACAGACCCACGTATCGCACATGCACAGTGGCGATTTCTATGCTGGTGAGCAATCTATCACTTTGGATAAAGCACGTACTGTACGTATGGAACGTGTTGCTGAAGATGGCACTATTCATGTCTTCAAAACAGGCATTGCCTTGCTGGATAAAGAAGTCATCGACTTAATGTTTATGAGCAAAAAATCATTGCTTGAGTTTTATGAGCGTGAAATGGAAGATTGCCGCGAAGCTGGTATCTTGTTTTCACTGCACGTAAAAGCCACGATGATGAAAGTATCGCATCCTATCGTGTTTGGTCATGCAGTCAAAACTTATTATAAAGATGCCTTTAATAAGCATGGCGCTTTCTTTGACGAGCTAGGTATCAATGTCAATAACGGCATGGCAAGTTTGTACGAAAAAATCGCTGAGCTACCAGCCAGTAAGCGTGAAGAAATCGAACGCGATTTACATGCTTGCCAAGTGCATCGTCCACGCCTCGCGATGGTTGATTCATCAAAAGGTATCACCAACTTTCATTCACCAAGTGATGTAATTGTCGATGCCTCTATGCCAGCGATGATTCGTTCAGGCGGTAAAATGTGGGGCGCTGATGGCAAAATGTATGACTGTAAAGCGGTCATGCCTGAATCTACCTTTGCTCGTATCTATCAAGAAATGATTAACTTCTGTAAATGGCATGGTAACTTTGATCCAACCACGATGGGTACGGTTCCTAACGTTGGTTTGATGGCACAAAAAGCCGAAGAGTATGGCTCGCATGACAAGACTTTTGAGGCAAGTGGTTCAGGATTGGCTCGTATTGTCGATGAAGATACTGATGAGGTATTGCTTGAGCAGCAGGTTGAAAACGGCGATATTTGGCGCATGTGTCAGGTTAAAGATGAGCCTATCCAAGATTGGGTAAAACTTGCCGTACGCCGTGCCCGTGAATCAGATACGCCTGTTATCTTTTGGCTAGACCCTTACCGTCCGCACGAAAACGAGCTGATCAAAAAAGTTCAAACTTACTTAAAAGATCATGATACTACAGGCCTACATATTGAAATCATGTCACAGGTTCGTGCGATGCGTTATACGCTAGAGCGCGTTGCCCGTGGTCTGGATACTATCTCTGCGACCGGTAATATTTTACGTGATTACTTGACTGACTTGTTCCCAATTTTAGAATTAGGAACCAGTGCGAAAATGCTGTCAGTCGTACCATTAATGAAAGGCGGCGGTTTGTTTGAAACGGGCGCTGGTGGTTCTGCACCTAAACACGTTCAACAGCTACTAGAAGAGAACCATTTACGTTGGGATTCATTGGGTGAGTTCTTAGCCTTGACCGTGTCTTTGGAGCATTTGGCCAGTCACGATAACAATGCTAAAGCGCAAATCTTGGCGGATACATTGGACACGGCGACAGAGAAACTGTTGTTAAACAACAAAGGTCCATCACGTAAAACAGGTGAAATCGATAACCGTGGTAGTCATTTCTATCTGGCGATGTACTGGGCACAGGAGCTTGCGGCACAAGATAAAGATGCTGATCTTAAAGCAAAATTTGCACCGCTGGCAGAAAAACTTGAGAGCAACGAAGCTGCTATCGTCAAAGAGCTGAATGAAGCTCAAGGCAAGCCTGTAGACTTAAAAGGTTACTACTTGGCAGACGAAGCATTGGCTGAACAAGCGATGCGTCCAAGCACGCTATTCAATGCAGCAATCGCCTCATTGTAA